A genomic stretch from Phoenix dactylifera cultivar Barhee BC4 unplaced genomic scaffold, palm_55x_up_171113_PBpolish2nd_filt_p 000451F, whole genome shotgun sequence includes:
- the LOC103723197 gene encoding 60S ribosomal protein L44-like isoform X4, with translation MVNVPKTKKTYCKNKACRKHTLHKVTQYKKGKDSLSAQGKRRYDRKQSGYGGQTKPVFHKKAKTTKKIVLKLQCQSCKHYSQHPIKRCKHFEIGGDKKGKGTSLF, from the exons ATG GTGAACGTtccaaaaacaaagaaaacttACTGCAAGAACAAGGCTTGCAGGAAGCATACCCTGCACAAAGTTACTCAGTATAAGAAGGGTAAGGATAGTCTTTCGGCTCAAGGGAAGCGACGTTACGACCGGAAACAATCTGGTTATGGTGGGCAGACCAAGCCTGTTTTCCACAAGAAG GCAAAAACAACCAAGAAAATTGTGCTGAAGCTGCAATGTCAGAGCTGCAAGCACTACTCTCAACACCCGATCAAG aggTGCAAGCATTTTGAGATTGGTGGAGACAAGAAAGGCAAGGGGACATCTCTATTCTAG
- the LOC103723197 gene encoding 60S ribosomal protein L44-like isoform X3, translating into MCLVNVPKTKKTYCKNKACRKHTLHKVTQYKKGKDSLSAQGKRRYDRKQSGYGGQTKPVFHKKAKTTKKIVLKLQCQSCKHYSQHPIKRCKHFEIGGDKKGKGTSLF; encoded by the exons ATGTGCTTG GTGAACGTtccaaaaacaaagaaaacttACTGCAAGAACAAGGCTTGCAGGAAGCATACCCTGCACAAAGTTACTCAGTATAAGAAGGGTAAGGATAGTCTTTCGGCTCAAGGGAAGCGACGTTACGACCGGAAACAATCTGGTTATGGTGGGCAGACCAAGCCTGTTTTCCACAAGAAG GCAAAAACAACCAAGAAAATTGTGCTGAAGCTGCAATGTCAGAGCTGCAAGCACTACTCTCAACACCCGATCAAG aggTGCAAGCATTTTGAGATTGGTGGAGACAAGAAAGGCAAGGGGACATCTCTATTCTAG
- the LOC103723197 gene encoding uncharacterized protein LOC103723197 isoform X2, with product MSCMVWSIVQQQVPSVSHLIHLAFQVNVPKTKKTYCKNKACRKHTLHKVTQYKKGKDSLSAQGKRRYDRKQSGYGGQTKPVFHKKSLYVFYCNCFMSGKNNQENCAEAAMSELQALLSTPDQEVQAF from the exons ATGTCCTGTATGGTGTGGTCCATTGTTCAGCAGCAAGTGCCTTCGGTTTCTCACCTCATCCATCTTGCATTTCAA GTGAACGTtccaaaaacaaagaaaacttACTGCAAGAACAAGGCTTGCAGGAAGCATACCCTGCACAAAGTTACTCAGTATAAGAAGGGTAAGGATAGTCTTTCGGCTCAAGGGAAGCGACGTTACGACCGGAAACAATCTGGTTATGGTGGGCAGACCAAGCCTGTTTTCCACAAGAAG TCACTATACGTATTTTATTGCAATTGTTTCATGTCAGGCAAAAACAACCAAGAAAATTGTGCTGAAGCTGCAATGTCAGAGCTGCAAGCACTACTCTCAACACCCGATCAAG aggTGCAAGCATTTTGA
- the LOC103723197 gene encoding 60S ribosomal protein L44-like isoform X1 yields the protein MSCMVWSIVQQQVPSVSHLIHLAFQVNVPKTKKTYCKNKACRKHTLHKVTQYKKGKDSLSAQGKRRYDRKQSGYGGQTKPVFHKKAKTTKKIVLKLQCQSCKHYSQHPIKRCKHFEIGGDKKGKGTSLF from the exons ATGTCCTGTATGGTGTGGTCCATTGTTCAGCAGCAAGTGCCTTCGGTTTCTCACCTCATCCATCTTGCATTTCAA GTGAACGTtccaaaaacaaagaaaacttACTGCAAGAACAAGGCTTGCAGGAAGCATACCCTGCACAAAGTTACTCAGTATAAGAAGGGTAAGGATAGTCTTTCGGCTCAAGGGAAGCGACGTTACGACCGGAAACAATCTGGTTATGGTGGGCAGACCAAGCCTGTTTTCCACAAGAAG GCAAAAACAACCAAGAAAATTGTGCTGAAGCTGCAATGTCAGAGCTGCAAGCACTACTCTCAACACCCGATCAAG aggTGCAAGCATTTTGAGATTGGTGGAGACAAGAAAGGCAAGGGGACATCTCTATTCTAG